Proteins from a genomic interval of Lolium perenne isolate Kyuss_39 chromosome 1, Kyuss_2.0, whole genome shotgun sequence:
- the LOC127313868 gene encoding glutathione transferase GST 23, producing the protein MAMEKAAAENAEKAAPLKLLGSWASSYTHRVQLALRLKGLEFEYAEEDLGSKSEALLRNNPVYKKVPVLVLPDGRALAESAIILHYLDDAFPSARQLLPADPFDRAVARFWCHFSDDKLGPAVGAVFASTGEEQEAAVRQVHENLALLEAELREGAFKGRRFFGGDEVGFLDVVLGCGSYWLAVFEEVTGVQLVDADAFPLFHAWLRDFEAQEEVRETIPSVDRLLDYARGLRQMLLAMAAGAGAPADAPTAAPPSAAPPAPATADIAVDI; encoded by the exons ATGGCCATGGAGAAGGCAGCAGCGGAGAACGCGGAGAAGGCGGCGCCGCTGAAGCTGCTGGGGTCGTGGGCGAGCTCGTACACGCACCGCGTGCAGCTGGCGCTGCGGCTCAAGGGCCTCGAGTTCGAGTACGCGGAGGAGGACCTGGGCAGCAAGAGCGAGGCGCTGCTGCGCAACAACCCCGTCTACAAGAAGGTCCCCGTGCTCGTCCTCCCCGACGGCCGCGCCCTCGCCGAGTCCGCCATCATCCTCCACTACCTCGACGACGCCTTCCCGTCCGCCCGCCAGCTCCTACCCGCCGACCCCTTCGACCGCGCCGTCGCACGCTTCTGGTGCCACTTCAGCGACGACAAG CTTGGTCCGGCGGTGGGGGCGGTGTTCGCGTCGACAGGCGAGGAGCAGGAGGCGGCGGTGCGGCAGGTGCACGAGAACCTGGCGCTGCTGGAGGCAGAGCTGCGGGAAGGTGCGTTCAAGGGCCGCCGCTTCTTTGGCGGCGACGAGGTGGGGTTCCTCGACGTCGTCCTGGGCTGCGGCTCCTACTGGCTGGCCGTGTTCGAGGAGGTGACCGGCGTGCAGCTGGTGGACGCCGACGCGTTCCCGCTCTTCCACGCCTGGCTGCGCGACTTcgaggcgcaggaggaggttaGGGAGACCATCCCCTCCGTCGACCGCCTCCTCGACTACGCGCGCGGCCTCCGCCAGATGCTGCTCGCCATGGCCGCAGGCGCCGGCGCTCCGGCCGACGCCCCAACCGCAGCTCCGCCCTCCGCGGCGCCGCCGGCCCCCGCCACGGCTGACATCGCCGTCGACATATGA